In the genome of Equus asinus isolate D_3611 breed Donkey chromosome 9, EquAss-T2T_v2, whole genome shotgun sequence, one region contains:
- the CCNG1 gene encoding cyclin-G1 produces the protein MIEVLTTDSQKLLHQLNALLEQESRCQPKVCGLRLIESAHDNGLRMTARLRDFEVKDLLSLTQFFGFDTETFSLAVNLLDRFLSKMKVQPKHLGCVGLSCFYLAVKSIEEERNVPLATDLIRISQYRFTVSDLMRMEKIVLEKVCWKVKATTAFQFLQLYYSLIQENLPFERKNSLNFERLEAQLKACYCRIIFSKAKPSVLALSIIALEIQAQKCVELTEGVECLQKHSKINGRDLTFWQELVSKCLTEYSSNKCSKPNVQKLKWIVSGRTARQLKHSYYRITHLPTIPEMVP, from the exons ATGATAGAGGTACTGACAACTGACTCTCAGAAACTGCTACACCAGCTGAATGCCCTGTTGGAACAGGAGTCCAGATGTCAGCCAAAGGTCTGCGGCTTGAGACTAATTGAATCTGCACACGATAATGGCCTCAGGATGACTGCAAGGCTAAGGGACTTTGAAGTAAAAGATCTTCTCAGTCTAACTCAGTTCTTTGGCTTCGACACAGAGACATTTTCTCTAGCTGTGAATTTACTGGACAGATTCCTGTCCAAAATGAAG GTACAACCCAAGCACCTTGGGTGTGTTGGACTGAGCTGCTTCTACTTGGCTGTAAAATCaatagaagaggagaggaatGTCCCGTTAGCAACTGACTTGATCCGAATCAGCCAGTATAGGTTCACGGTTTCAGACTTGATGAGAATGGAAAAGATTGTGTTGGAGAAGGTGTGTTGGAAAGTCAAAGCTACTACTGCCTTTCAATTTCTGCAACTCTATTATTCGCTCATTCAAGAAAACTTGCCATTTGAAAG gaagaatagCCTTAATTTTGAAAGACTAGAAGCTCAACTTAAGGCATGCTACTGCAGGATCATATTCTCTAAAGcaaag CCTTCTGTGTTGGCATTGTCTATCATTGCATTGGAGATCCAGGCCCAGAAGTGTGTAGAGTTAACAGAAGGAGTAGAATGTCTTCAGAAACATTCCAAG ATAAATGGCAGAGATTTGACCTTCTGGCAAGAGCTTGTATCCAAGTGTTTAACTGAATATTCATCGAACAAGTGTTCCAAACCGAATGTTCAGAAGTTGAAATGGATTGTTTCGGGGCGTACTGCACGGCAACTAAAGCATAGTTACTACAGAATAACCCACCTGCCAACAATTCCTGAAATGGTCCCTTAA